One stretch of bacterium DNA includes these proteins:
- a CDS encoding Smr/MutS family protein, translated as MAESEPLRIPIDGALDLHTFLPQEVKDLLPDYLEACREKGLLEVRVIHGKGTGALRAAVHAILQRLPYVLHYRLAGEERGGWGATIVWLTGPAAAGADGDGSGSAHPL; from the coding sequence ATGGCAGAATCAGAACCCCTTCGCATTCCGATTGACGGCGCTCTGGATCTGCACACTTTTTTGCCGCAGGAGGTCAAGGATCTGTTGCCTGACTATCTCGAGGCCTGCCGGGAGAAGGGCTTATTGGAGGTGCGCGTCATTCACGGCAAGGGGACCGGAGCGTTGCGGGCTGCCGTCCATGCGATTCTGCAGCGGTTGCCCTACGTCCTTCACTATCGGTTGGCCGGCGAAGAACGCGGCGGCTGGGGCGCTACCATTGTATGGCTCACAGGTCCTGCAGCGGCCGGCGCTGACGGGGACGGTTCAGGATCAGCGCACCCGCTTTAA